A region of Lycium barbarum isolate Lr01 chromosome 1, ASM1917538v2, whole genome shotgun sequence DNA encodes the following proteins:
- the LOC132608960 gene encoding uncharacterized protein LOC132608960 produces MVVIGETIFVIGGRQCYKDVIVNFETNNVHEIDIEVVPSVLKYNVGTDSWTKCAPLRTPRFSFACMASKDGKIYVAGGQTSLDGAMGTSLAEIYDPVLDEWKQLPNMSTMRYKCAGVSWQGKFYVVGGFARRGNTNTHQGPYIMERSSAEVYDPEHDTWNYMARMWDLDVPPNQIVNVDGKLFSSGDCLNAWKGHIESYDGKHNLWNIVDGSSSPISILDDTEKNWSNLERMFCTMAPIGTKLYFLAGYRIMLGDNYISRTRSEVHVFETATSGNGWRSLIEPIEEEGEKELCSHSCVMKLNS; encoded by the exons ATGGTTGTTATTGGAGAGACAATTTTTGTAATTGGAGGACGACAATGTTACAAGGATGTAATTGTTAATTTTGAAACTAATAACGTTCACGAAATCGACATAGAAGTTGTTCCTTCGGTGCTTAAGTACAATGTCGGTACTGATTCTTGGACTAAATGTGCCCCTTTAAGAACTCCAAGGTTTAGTTTTGCATGTATGGCTTCTAAAGATGGCAAAATTTATGTAGCTGGTGGACAGACATCATTAGATGGTGCTATGGGTACCTCTTTGGCTGAGATCTATGACCCTGTCCTAGATGAATGGAAACAACTCCCTAACATGAGCACCATGAG GTACAAATGTGCTGGTGTGTCGTGGCAAGGGAAATTTTATGTGGTCGGGGGATTCGCCAGAAGAGGAAATACTAACACTCATCAAGGACCGTATATCATGGAAAGAAGTTCCGCCGAGGTATACGATCCGGAACACGACACGTGGAATTACATGGCGAGGATGTGGGACCTAGATGTGCCACCTAATCAAATAGTGAATGTTGATGGGAAGCTCTTTAGCTCAGGTGATTGCTTAAATGCATGGAAGGGACATATTGAGTCCTATGATGGGAAGCACAATTTATGGAACATTGTGGATGGTTCTAGTTCACCAATCTCCATATTAGATGACACTGAAAAAAATTGGTCAAATTTGGAAAGAATGTTTTGTACCATGGCTCCAATTGGGACAAAGTTGTACTTTTTGGCTGGTTATAGGATTATGTTGGGGGATAATTATATATCAAGAACGAGAAGTGAGGTACATGTGTTTGAAACAGCAACTAGTGGCAATGGATGGAGAAGTTTAATTGAGCCAATAGAGGAAGAAGGGGAAAAGGAACTTTGTAGCCATTCTTGTGTTATGAAACTAAATTCTTGA
- the LOC132608968 gene encoding uncharacterized mitochondrial protein AtMg00810-like: MYVDDIILTGDDLDEISALKNFLHDQFKIKDLRLLHYFLGIKVFYYDSGVLLHQKRFISNLLSEFHCTDVFPVASPLALTIKLHSSLGDLLPRPDTYRCIIVPPTPRVSHMDVAFHVLRYLKGTSEFGVHLNNSPAMSLVGCCDIDWAACPDSRRSVTGFCVFLGGSLLR; encoded by the exons ATGTATGTTGATGACATCATCCTTACTGGGGATGATTTAGATGAAATCTCTGCTTTAAAAAACTTCCTACATGATCAGTTTAAAATCAAAGATTTAAGGTTGTTGCATTATTTTCTGGGTATTAAAGTGTTCTACTATGATTCTGGGGTATTGTTGCATCAAAAGAGGTTTATTTCTAATTTGTTGAGTGAATTCCATTGTACTGATGTTTTCCCAGTAGCTTCCCCATTAGCTTTGACTATCAAGTTGCATTCTTCTTTGGGTGATCTGCTTCCTAGACCTGATACTTATAGGTGTATCATTG TTCCTCCAACTCCTAGAGTCTCTCATATGGATGTTGCTTTTCATGTTTTGAGATACTTGAAAGGTACTTCTGAGTTTGGTGTCCACTTAAATAACTCCCCTGCTATGTCCTTAGTGGGTTGCTGTGATATTGATTGGGCAGCTTGCCCTGATTCTAGGCGCTCCGTCACTGGTTTTTGTGTTTTTTTGGGTGGTAGTCTCCTTCGTTAG
- the LOC132630665 gene encoding uncharacterized protein LOC132630665, whose translation MGRHSVNGGGVYFWRIVQPPSVAPVANGGDLEGEDHWRNFDNSVNAVSFGFVATAILISMFLVMAIFERFLRRRPSSSGGGGGRNSSDLVAQMRVQMKLDDYPSPEMTFYANGVSVLMPGEEVPTFIAHPVPAPSPPECTSQPVHQHDASSSPASTSTSHSSS comes from the exons ATGGGAAGACATAGTGTTAATGGTGGTGGTGTTTATTTTTGGAGGATTGTGCAACCACCAAGTGTAGCTCCTGTAGCAAATGGTGGTGATTTAGAAGGAGAAGATCATTGGAGGAACTTTGATAATTCTGTAAATGCTGTATCGTTTGGTTTTGTTGCCACTGCGATTCTTATTTCAATGTTTTTAGTTATGGCGATTTTCGAGAGGTTTCTCCGGCGAAGACCTTCCAGCTCCGGTGGTGGTGGTGGCAGGAATAGTAGTGATCTTGTTGCTCAAATGAGGGTTCAGATGAAGCTTGATGATTATCCATCTCCTGAG ATGACTTTTTACGCGAATGGAGTGTCAGTACTGATGCCCGGAGAAGAAGTTCCTACGTTCATCGCACATCCGGTACCCGCGCCTTCTCCTCCGGAATGTACTTCTCAACCCGTTCATCAACATGACGCATCTTCGAGCCCAGCCTCGACTTCTACTAGCCATAGCTCCAGTTGA